Below is a window of Amphiprion ocellaris isolate individual 3 ecotype Okinawa chromosome 15, ASM2253959v1, whole genome shotgun sequence DNA.
AAAATTTAATTAGTATGCTgtcataaaaccacaaattagAGTCTTACAAGCTGTTCCTAGGTTTTGTGTAAAATCCAAATATGTAAAGCTGCTGACAGACAGCGATGAAAATTTAATTACCACCATATTAAAATTGCAATCATAAATTGACTTAAATAAAAGTGCATACATTTGCCAGCTAATTGTACATATCAAAAGTAACAATTAAGCAGAATAACTCAGTAACTGTGTAGTAGATATATTATTGTTGCCCCAGCTCATACACATTTTAATTGTACTCTGAAATAATTCTAAAATTGTGCAATAACCAAGTTAAAATCTAAAGATTTATGGACTGCAGGATGTCTTTGCTTCACATTAACACAGCTTTGCAGAAATTCAGTCTCAGGGCAGGCTGCATCAATTCAATATAAAGTTCCcttttcaagattcaagacctttatttgtcacaaacacaattatacacagtaaaatgtgcagtgaaatgaaaTGAGCATCTGTTCCGGAccgaaacaataagaataataagaataaagaataaaaacacacaagaaataaatattcactaccgttcaaaagtttggggtcacttagaaatgtccttattttggaaagaaaagcagttttttccaatgatgataacattaaatgaatgataaatccagtgtagacattgttaatgtggtaaatgactattgtagctggaaacagctgatttttaatggaatatctccatagaggtacagaggaacatttccagcaaccatcactcctgtgttctaatgctacattgtgttagctaatggtgttgaaaggctcattgatgattagaaaacctttgtgcagtatagtgacagacagacagacagacagacagacagacagacagacagacagacagacagacagagagtcTGTTGAGTCTATTGTTCCAGTCATGTGTAAATGATTGTAGCTGTTAGTCTTCCTAAATTAGACTAATTCCTTGCAGATTTGGTAAAACTAGTTAGCAGTCAGTGACATGAATGTGGACTGATGATTGAACTTCGCAGAGAGCATGTGTCtccaattttgttgtttttactcagATATGAATTGAAAACAGTACAATTATTAGTTTCAGATCTAACACTCAATGTGTCAAGATACTAACAACACCTCTGCTTTAGATTCTTACAAGCTATTTTGAAGTTTTGTGCAAAAATTTAATATGTAGAGTTAGTTTGTGAGGCAAATTTTACTGGAAAGTGAAATACTTCTAACTGAAAAGTGGTGGAATGTcagatttagttttaatttaggCTAAATATTGGTAACAGAGCCAGCTGTGGACTAGACTGAGAGTCTGTCAGTCACATTTTCCCACCACTGAaaatgatactttttttttttttttaagtgaagtTCAGATGGGGTCAGTGCACCAGGTGTGAGGCCACCTGGTGCATCCACAGACGACACCCTGGAATCCTATAAAAATCCTTTCATTGTGTCTCCTATTTAATTAACTTAACTCAGATAGAAATTAaaatttgtacaatttttaGATTCAAATCTATTACTCACTGTGTCAAGATGCTAACAACAACCCAGCTTTAGATTCTTACAAACTATTTTGAAATTTTgcgcaaaattttaaaatgtaaagttaGTTTGTGAGGCAAATTTCACTGAAAAGTCAAATATTTGTAACTACAAAGTGGCGGAATGTCAGATTTTGTGAATTTAAATTGGGGTTAAATATTGGTAGCAGGGCCAGCTGTGGGTTAGACTGAGAACCTGCCAGTCACATTTTCCCACCACTAAAATgatacttttttaaatttttttttttttaaagttcagacGGGGTCAAATGTGTGAGGCCACCTGGTCCATTCACAGAGGACTCGGCAACAGTAATAagcagaggttttttttgtttgtttgttttaaaaaaatatttttagctcCATGTCTCTGTCCAAAGAGGAACCCCGGCAGCCGAAGTGCGCTCGCTGCCGGCACCACGGCGTCCTGGTCCCGAAGAAAGGCCACACCAGGAGCTGCCCTTTCCTCCGGTGCGACTGCTGGAAGTGCAGCCTGAACACGCAGAGGTCCCAGATCACCGCCATGCAGAGAGACCTCGTGGATGACGGACAGAAAAAGCAGCATAGACCCCACACCTGCACCGGAACAAAGGGGAGTTCCAGCAGCGCCGCCCGGGAAAAAGGCGCTCGGCCGTCGGCTACATCTGGACCGGTGAGCCCGCCTTCTGGAGGGGAGGCGGGAGGAGAACAGGTGACCGGCgctgacagcagagaggtgcCCGTTTCCAGGGAGAAACCTCCATCTTTTAGTAAGTTAgtggttttaatttaatttaattctaaTTTAATGTGAAATCACCGTTAATGAAGTTGAATTTGTCTAAAGGTTGCTGCACtgacaaagttgttttttgcttgctaactttttaaaacaacaaagaatgaattgttttattcaaagcaccaaaaaatctaacaaaaaatattatggGAGACACTAAAAAAATCCTTTCAATATGAGCTGTAATAATCTCATTTATTTACCAGCTTCttaagttttgttttagtttttttttttttttttagctgtagCCTCTTTGTTTTAGCATAAAACTGCTACAGCTTCAGCTAAAGTTAGCTAAACTTGATTTCAAAATCTTTCTTTGTATTTCAAAGGAGAGGGAATTTAATAAGACAGCCAAAACTGGGCCTATACAGGAGATGAGATTTAAAAAGTAACAGTAATAATTTACACAAGAAGACATATTTTACGacagttttctgtatttttttaaccaaactaagctaagctaactttAGGTCAAGGTGTCACTGCTcctgaaccaaaacaaagaTGGCGACCTGGCAGCTACAGCCATAGAAACTGAATCATAGTCTGAGTAGAAAAATGAAGTTGTTCCTGCTCATATAAgcaacatgttttcatttgtattgTTAAAATATCTAACATAATCcttttaaatatatgttttgatttaatataataatataatgcaGTTTAAATCCTTTCTCTGCCTCCATTTTACACAGTTATATTTTATGCATTGGGAGTAAAATTAATAACAAGCAAAAGAGTAAATTTAAAAGATTAATAATGGAGGTTAAAATGCCATATGTAGTCTAATCTAAGAATTACAAATTATTtacttttcctttcttttttttattaattagtttgaatataaattaaaaatgcttattttttctAAGGTAAGACAATTTTATTGATGCATCATCagggaaatttaaaaatatgaacaagaaaagcagtaaaacattTGATGATTAGCTGTTAAAACAATTGTTTCAGCTGTTAATTATAAACTTATTttcaaaattagtttttacTGTAAAGATTTTCCTGTTTCGTTAAACTACGGATTATATCACATAATGTTCACATTcaaaaaagtctgtattttataaatagtaattcattgtcttacagtgtgggACCCCAAAACATTGTTTTGCTATATTGAAtaaatatgcttaaaaaaaaaaaaaagaatattttacaaccgtttccttttgttttgagttttcacagtttttgaacttTACAATCTTCTAccattttttgaaacaaaaaaatcaggcaACCATTTGCAATAGTCAGTCTTAGTTAATAGCAATTTTTCATGAACTTATGTTCAACAATCACATTCCACTGAGTAAAGGGAATTCCTAACAACCAAGAGTACTTTTAATTACCAGTCTGAACTATCTGAAATTCTCCAGGAATGTTAAGACAGAGGAGGGGACTTGAAATTGTAAACctaatgcaaagaaaaatgaagttatAAAGTTAGTTTAATTTAGTTACCTcagcttgaatttcattttaaaaatcaactaatgcagaaatttaagtgtaaattacacacaatatcaAGTTCTATGTCAACCCATCAAAATCATGTTTGTAACTTAGAAGGTTTATATTAATGAGTAAatgtacactatcattcaaaagtttggggtcacttagaaatcagtcaaagcagttttttttcaatgaagataacattaaataaatgataaatccagtgtagacattgttaatgtggtaaatgactattgtagctggaaacagctgatttttaatggaacatctccatagaggtacagaggaacatttccagcaaccatcactcctgtgttctaatgctacattgtgttagctaatggtgttgaaaggctcattgatgattagaccaccaaaatcaccaaaaacatggaaaacatgaaattgtctgggtgaccccaaacttttgaccggtagtgtaggtcaaccttaactaatatggagcaactttaacgaATATGAAGTAACTTTAAGTCagtttagagcaactttagctaatatagagcaactttaaatactACAGAGCAaatttaactaatgtagagcaactttaagtcatttttgagtaactttaaataaaatagagcaactttaactaatgtagagcaactttaattcatgtacactactgttcaaaagtttggggtcacttagaaatgtccttatttttgaaagataagCAGTAGAGTATATATTTTCCATCTTACAACcatacaattaattaattaattggtGGGAACTGGtcagttgaagtagtttttagagcgtaaaattacattttaatctCATTAAATCCCAGAACAGTGTGaatgcttgtgttttctttgaatttttgttgtgtttggatTAATGTCTTTGGtctgatttttacttttatcaGTTTATATATTGTGCTCAGGGTGTTTTACTAAAATAGAGCCAGCTCTCATTGGCCCTCCTTGTTAAATGAAAGTTTATTTTCCTTCCAGATTCCTCTTACTGTGGTGAATTTGGGCAGACTGCACCTCTGCCTTTTATTCACTTCCCGTTCAGGATGCCAGGTTACTACCCCAGCAGCTACTCTGCTCCTCCAGACCTCCCCTTCAGCATGCCGTGGCTTCCACCTCTACCTGCCGGGCTGTACGGCGACGGCCTCTGTGGAGCCCTGATGTTCCCTCATTTCCAGCCTGGTGGTGTTCATCCGACTCCTCCACCTGAACCAGCAGCTCCGGCTGTAAGTGGCTGCTTCTCTTTCTGTTAAACATTATTATGCTTCCAGGACGCTTTAGCTGTTGGCATGTTGTGTAATAATTATCCTTGTGTTTGCTGCAGGATTCCAGGCTGgtttttatgcgtctgcatccAGTCTCGGTCCCAGAGACTCTCCAGGAGGAGCTCATGCCGAGGCAGCATCTCCACCCTCCTCCAGCCAATAACACTGACAGCATGGAGCAAGATATTGATGAGATAtagcttttaaaaacagatttttgctgcttCAGTAATTCCTACTGTCCATGcagatgttgtttgttttgtcgaggtggtttttgttttgctgactAGCCTGTTTTGGCAGTTGATAGCATAAATGTATTCAGatttgttcatgttttcagaATTGTTAATAAACTGTTGCAAGCTTTTGCCTTTTTTAGTGTACTTTTGTTGGTCATTTGTACTTAAGACCTGACatactgttgttttttattaatgttattaaaaTTCCTTCATTAGTTTTTCACAAAAAGTGACCACTTACTTGGTAGTTTCCAGTTCCTTCCTATGGGAATGTGATTTCATATGTGGTTGTTGATGGAAAAACAAGGCTTTCCAGATGCAGTAGGGTCTTGCACTGGACTGTATCACCTGAAGATTCATCTGTCAAAGCCTCATTAAAAGCAAGCTCATAAACAAACATGTGCTGATATCACTTTGTGCTCCTGGAATCCATGTATTTTTACTCCTCTTAGTACTTTTTAAATTAGAtagaaaccaaaacaaagataaaaacaaatagaaattgCACTTTTGTGTTGcatagcttttattttttagatgacaaggatcaaaaaatgcaaatctgACAAGCAAATGGCatgaaatttctttttaaatgaggtCAGCATTCATATACTGAGATACCTAATTGGTTAAAGGTTAAATATTGCTGAAGCGTCACTAAAGATGCTTGAAAAACACCTAATTATCTGGATTCTTGTCCGTATCAGGAAGATTCCAGCCCTCATTCCTGTCTCTGCTCTGCCTCACTGACCTGGACAGAGAAATTTCCTTCAGCAATCTACAGGTCAAGTTtatctccttttcttctctgaAACACTATTGGTGTTTGACTAGAATAAATATGCTTTACTGAATACATATCGGACCCAGTATTGATTACCTAAACAGCATAGTTTCTACATAATACATTGACCCTGGTcatgttaaataatttaaacattaactTGTGGATTCAAGTATTTGAATAGATAAACTATACAGATTGAGTGTTTTTAAGTACCATCCTTTATTCCCTGACTCCTTTGTAAGTGTTAGTCCTGTAAATCCAGGTATAATATGATTACTGTAAGTAAATGTTGGCCTCAGCaggtcaaaaaaacaaacatatttataGTCTTATACAGAAAGAAAGGACTAATTCAAgtattttgttacatttttactgtattcaacTATTCATGACATTACTGCAGAACCTAATATTTGGAATTATAACAGATTTACAAAGAAATGTGCTCTAAATCGGTTTAATCTGACATaatctgaaagttgaaaatggaAAACTAAATATATATCAAAATGATGAGTGAGACATCAGACAAAAATCAATGAAATCTCCCTTCAGAATGCAAAATGTTCTTACAAAAAACATCTGATGGTGAAAATGTTGACAGGAGCAGCACTTTTCATGAACTTTTGCAACTGGTAAGTAATGTTCTTTTAATAAATCATCCCCATATTACCAAGCTACTCAATATTACTCAAAGTAATATTGTCACCATCAATTGATATTATTTGTGTATTGTAAAAATATGATTGGTAATTTTTGAtagattattttacaaaatgcatATTAAGATCATCTCATATTTTTCCCctcaaaattaaaattattagaGGTAATCAGGTAAACTAGCCCTCAGCACATTTACACCACGTAAAGTAGGACCTCATTGAAGCttgagaaaaagagaaaagcaagATATCATTTTCTGGCAGGAAACACACTTGTCACTCAAAGAGCATGAAAAGTTGCATAAAATGGGATTCAAAAATTCATATTACTCCTCCTATGACAGGGGAAAAGCAAGGGGAGTAGCAAGACTGATATCAGACAAACTCTCCTCACAGATTACAGACACAGACGGCTGTTATTTACTGGTCAAATGCCTCATAGACCACAGAGAAGTTACACTACTTCATGTTCACAGACCACCAGGAAATGATACTCAGCTCATTAAAAGGACCTTCAATCTGATTAGCACGGTGTGtttgattttacatttagacAATAGAGACTCAATGCTAATAGTCCGTAGTGTGATGGGAAGTACGGCAAATTAACTCAAACTCTCATGTTGCATCtttattttgctgcttgatacaaaaaaataacaaaacaagccTTTTTGTCTGAAGTAACAGAATTTTCTCTGATTTAAAGACTTTGATTCACTTAGTTTGTCTAAAACTTTATTCAGAAAGCACTGAGTTTCTTGACATCCATGATGAGAGtgaggaacaggagagaaacactgaaaaggaagatctggttgcagaacaaaacaacatcagCTGTGTGGCTTTGATTCAGCTACAGAAACTAAGACGTTGACTGAAAAGACTTCCTCTTTTGCTGGCGTATTGAAATTGTTGTGGTTACACGAGACACACAACTgatttgtttgaccatt
It encodes the following:
- the LOC111568992 gene encoding doublesex- and mab-3-related transcription factor B1-like — its product is MSLSKEEPRQPKCARCRHHGVLVPKKGHTRSCPFLRCDCWKCSLNTQRSQITAMQRDLVDDGQKKQHRPHTCTGTKGSSSSAAREKGARPSATSGPVSPPSGGEAGGEQVTGADSREVPVSREKPPSFNSSYCGEFGQTAPLPFIHFPFRMPGYYPSSYSAPPDLPFSMPWLPPLPAGLYGDGLCGALMFPHFQPGGVHPTPPPEPAAPADSRLVFMRLHPVSVPETLQEELMPRQHLHPPPANNTDSMEQDIDEI